The region ATTCTTAAAACCGAAACTCTGCGCGAGCGGCGCAACGACTTGTCTAAATCTAAAGACCAAACTTCAGATACAATCTCTGAAGCCAAGGCTATTCGAACAGAATTGGCTGGGTTAGAGAGCGAATTGGCCGTCATCGAGGAAAAATTGAACTTAAAGCTCAGAGTAGTACCAAATATGGCGCTCAAAGAAGTCCCTATCGGAAAATCAGAAAACGATAATGTCGTCCTAAAGACAGTCGGGACTAAGCCTGAATTTGATTTCAAGCCTAAAAGCGATGAAGAGCTTGGCGAATTACACGGCTTTATTGACAAGCAGAGGGCTGCAAAAGTGGCTGGGGCCAGATTCGCCTATCTAAAAGGTAAAATTGTTCGGTTGCAGTTTTCCCTCATCGAAATGGTGATGGATATACTAACCGACGAAATAGTCATTAAAGAAATAATCAAAACGCAGGGCCTTAATATAAAGCCCACTCCATTTGTACCAGTGCTGCCACCATACTTAATAAAAACCGAGCCATATATGGCATCCGGAAGGCTCGATAGCGAAGAAGTCACCTATAAGCTAGAAAACGACGAACTTTGGCTAAATGCAAGTGCTGAGCATAGCTTGTGTACTATGTATATGAATGAAAAAATCTCTCATAAGGATCTGCCCATAAGAATGCTTGGCTATTCCACTAGCTTCCGGCGCGAAGCCGGCAGCTATGGTAAAGACAGTGAAGGGCTATTTAGGATGCATCAATTCGATAAGCTCGAAATGGAAATATTTTCAACAGCTGACACCGGCCAAGAAGAACATAAGCTTCTGGTAGCGCTTCAAGAGTATTTATTGCAGCAATTGGAATTGCCTTATCAGGTAATACAAAAATGTTCAGCCGATATTGGTAGGCCAAATGCCCAAGGGGTTGATATCGATACCTGGGTCCCTACCCAAAACAAATATCGCGAAACTCACACTGCTGACTACATGACAGACTACCAGGCAAGGAGCTTGAATACCAAAGTGAAGCTCGAAAGCGGCGAGTCCGAGTTCGTTCACACCAACGATGCCACGGCCTTTGCAATGGGCCGGATATTAAAAGCTATCCTGGAGAACTTCCAACAGGCTGATGGTAGAATCAAATTACCAAAAGCCTTGGCGAAGTATTTTGGAGCCAATGAACTTTAATTAATAAAGGAGGTCCTCATGATAAAGATCCAGCTAACAGGGCGTAAATTTGAGATTGAACCAGAAATCAAGAAGTATGTCGAGCGAAAGCTCGGAGGATTAGATAAATATTTGCCTCGCGGCCATATCAACCAGGGCATGAGCGTAGAAATATTAAAGGACCCATCAGGCAAGGAAGATAATCGCTATAAGGTCATCGCCGTTCTAAAAGTGCAGGGGCCAGATCTAGTGGCCGAGACTGCCACCATAAACCCACATTCGGCCATTGATATCGTGGAACAAAAGTTAAAAATCCAAATACGGAAGTATAAGGAAAAGCAAAAACCTCGTCGCATCGGCATTAAAGAGCTGTTTGATAAA is a window of Patescibacteria group bacterium DNA encoding:
- the serS gene encoding serine--tRNA ligase, encoding MLDIRFIRKDPEAVKQNAINKGYEIDIASILDLDENRRDLILKTETLRERRNDLSKSKDQTSDTISEAKAIRTELAGLESELAVIEEKLNLKLRVVPNMALKEVPIGKSENDNVVLKTVGTKPEFDFKPKSDEELGELHGFIDKQRAAKVAGARFAYLKGKIVRLQFSLIEMVMDILTDEIVIKEIIKTQGLNIKPTPFVPVLPPYLIKTEPYMASGRLDSEEVTYKLENDELWLNASAEHSLCTMYMNEKISHKDLPIRMLGYSTSFRREAGSYGKDSEGLFRMHQFDKLEMEIFSTADTGQEEHKLLVALQEYLLQQLELPYQVIQKCSADIGRPNAQGVDIDTWVPTQNKYRETHTADYMTDYQARSLNTKVKLESGESEFVHTNDATAFAMGRILKAILENFQQADGRIKLPKALAKYFGANEL
- the raiA gene encoding ribosome-associated translation inhibitor RaiA — translated: MIKIQLTGRKFEIEPEIKKYVERKLGGLDKYLPRGHINQGMSVEILKDPSGKEDNRYKVIAVLKVQGPDLVAETATINPHSAIDIVEQKLKIQIRKYKEKQKPRRIGIKELFDKIRSH